A genome region from Ctenopharyngodon idella isolate HZGC_01 chromosome 5, HZGC01, whole genome shotgun sequence includes the following:
- the fut7 gene encoding alpha-(1,3)-fucosyltransferase 7, translating to MQLMKQHNHALCCLFGFVLLYNFLSWCKNMLLLSQIETSGPKVLEHNITILLWHWPFGVRYTVERDVCMDKYKIPRCFLEDNRSIFAQADVVVFHHYELWTCRSKLPIHLTRPPKQKWLWLSLEPPINNHNLSNYNGLFNWTMSYRRDADIFMPYGELVSKRTNTTYIIPKKSGCLVCWVVSKYKANQSRSLIFQQLKKHIPSNLMEVYGKWSKRPLSNKKLLSTISRCYFYLAFENSVSTDYITEKLWRNSLQAGSVPVVLGPPRNIYELSIPPESFIHVNDFSSIKALATFLSQVAADRERYESYFRWHHYYDVRMYTDWKERLCNICMHYDLLSKHKKVYNDLYSWVNS from the coding sequence ATGCAATTAATGAAACAACATAATCATGCCCTCTGTTGTCTCTTTGGCTTTGTACTGCTCTACAATTTTTTATCCTGGTGTAAAAACATGCTACTCTTGAGTCAGATTGAGACCAGCGGACCAAAAGTTCTCGAGCATAACATCACCATCCTCCTGTGGCACTGGCCTTTCGGAGTTCGCTACACAGTGGAGAGAGACGTCTGTATGGATAAATATAAAATCCCTAGATGCTTTCTGGAGGATAACCGATCCATTTTCGCTCAAGCAGATGTTGTAGTCTTCCACCACTATGAGCTCTGGACCTGTCGCTCTAAACTTCCTATCCACCTTACGCGTCCACCAAAGCAGAAGTGGCTTTGGTTATCACTGGAACCTCCCATAAACAACCACAACCTTAGCAACTACAACGGCTTGTTTAACTGGACAATGAGTTATCGCCGTGACGCTGACATCTTCATGCCATACGGAGAACTTGTTTCTAAAAGGACTAACACCACGTACATCATTCCGAAGAAGAGCGGCTGCCTAGTTTGCTGGGTGGTCAGCAAATACAAAGCCAATCAGAGTCGCTCTCTAATTTTCCAGCAGCTGAAGAAACACATTCCATCAAATCTGATGGAAGTATATGGTAAGTGGTCCAAGCGGCCGCTCTCGAACAAAAAGCTGCTTTCCACCATATCTCGATGTTACTTCTACCTTGCCTTTGAAAACTCAGTATCTACAGACTATATCACAGAGAAGCTATGGCGAAACTCCCTTCAGGCAGGGAGTGTGCCGGTGGTGCTCGGCCCACCCAGGAACATTTATGAACTATCGATTCCACCGGAATCATTCATCCATGTAAATGACTTCAGCAGCATTAAGGCGCTGGCTACTTTCTTAAGTCAAGTGGCCGCTGATagagagcgttatgaatcttatTTTAGATGGCACCATTACTATGATGTTAGAATGTACACAGACTGGAAAGAGAGACTCTGTAATATTTGCATGCACTATGATCTGCTCTCTAAGCATAAAAAAGTGTACAATGACCTGTACAGCTGGGTCAACAGCTAA